In a genomic window of Meriones unguiculatus strain TT.TT164.6M chromosome 8, Bangor_MerUng_6.1, whole genome shotgun sequence:
- the Pabpc1 gene encoding polyadenylate-binding protein 1, with protein MNPSAPSYPMASLYVGDLHPDVTEAMLYEKFSPAGPILSIRVCRDMITRRSLGYAYVNFQQPADAERALDTMNFDVIKGKPVRIMWSQRDPSLRKSGVGNIFIKNLDKSIDNKALYDTFSAFGNILSCKVVCDENGSKGYGFVHFETQEAAERAIEKMNGMLLNDRKVFVGRFKSRKEREAELGARAKEFTNVYIKNFGEDMDDERLKDLFGKFGPALSVKVMTDESGKSKGFGFVSFERHEDAQKAVDEMNGKELNGKQIYVGRAQKKVERQTELKRKFEQMKQDRITRYQGVNLYVKNLDDGIDDERLRKEFSPFGTITSAKVMMEGGRSKGFGFVCFSSPEEATKAVTEMNGRIVATKPLYVALAQRKEERQAHLTNQYMQRMASVRAVPNPVINPYQPAPPSGYFMAAIPQTQNRAAYYPPSQIAQLRPSPRWTAQGARPHPFQNMPGAIRPAAPRPPFSTMRPASSQVPRVMSTQRVANTSTQTMGPRPAAAAAAATPAVRTVPQYKYAAGVRNPQQHLNAQPQVTMQQPAVHVQGQEPLTASMLASAPPQEQKQMLGERLFPLIQAMHPTLAGKITGMLLEIDNSELLHMLESPESLRSKVDEAVAVLQAHQAKEAAQKAVSSAAGVPAV; from the exons ATGAACCCCAGCGCCCCCAGCTACCCCATGGCCTCTCTGTACGTGGGGGACCTGCACCCCGACGTGACCGAGGCGATGCTCTACGAGAAGTTCAGCCCGGCCGGGCCCATCCTCTCCATCCGGGTCTGCAGGGACATGATCACCCGCCGCTCCTTGGGCTACGCGTACGTGAACTTCCAGCAGCCGGCGGACG CGGAGCGTGCTTTGGACACCAtgaattttgatgttataaagGGCAAACCAGTACGCATCATGTGGTCTCAGCGTGATCCATCACTTCGCAAAAGTGGAGTAGGCAACATATTCATTAAAAATTTGGACAAATCCATTGATAATAAAGCACTGTATGATACGTTTTCTGCATTTGGTAACATCCTTTCATGTAAG GTGGTTTGTGATGAAAATGGCTCCAAGGGCTATGGATTTGTACATTTTGAAACACAGGAAGCAGCTGAAAGAGCTATTGAAAAAATGAATGGGATGCTTCTAAATGATCGTAAAGT gtttGTTGGACGATTCAAATCTCGGAAGGAACGAGAAGCAGAACTTGGAGCAAGGGCAAAGGAGTTCACCAACGTTTACATCAAGAACTTTGGAGAAGATATGGATGATGAGCGCCTTAAGGATCTCTTTGGCAAGTTTG GGCCTGCCTTAAGTGTGAAAGTAATGACTGATGAAAGTGGAAAATCGAAAGGATTTGGATTTGTAAGCTTTGAAAGGCATGAAGATGCACAGAAA GCTGTGGATGAGATGAATGGAAAGGAGCTCAATGGAAAACAGATTTATGTTGGTCGAGCTCAGAAAAAAGTGGAACGGCAGACGGAACTTAAGCGCAAATTTGAGCAGATGAAGCAAGATAGGATCACCAGATACCAG GGTGTTAACCTTTATGTGAAAAATCTTGATGATGGCATTGATGATGAACGTCTCCGGAAAGAGTTTTCTCCTTTTGGTACAATCACCAGTGCAAAA GTTATGATGGAGGGTGGTCGCAGCAAAGGGTTTGGTTTTGTATGTTTCTCATCCCCTGAAGAAGCCACTAAAGCAGTTACAGAAATGAATGGTAGAATTGTGGCCACAAAGCCACTGTATGTAGCTTTAGCTCAGCGCAAAGAAGAGCGCCAGGCTCACCTCACTAACCAGTATATGCAGAGAATGGCAAGTGTACGGGCCGTGCCCAACCCTGTGATCAACCCCTACCAGCCAGCACCTCCTTCAGGTTACTTCATGGCAGCTATCCCACAA ACTCAGAACCGTGCTGCATACTATCCTCCTAGCCAAATTGCTCAACTAAGACCAAGTCCTCGCTGGACTGCTCAGGGTGCCAGACCTCATC CATTCCAGAATATGCCCGGTGCTATCCGCCCAGCTGCTCCTAGACCACCATTTAGTACTATGAGACCAGCTTCCTCACAGGTTCCACGAGTCATGTCAACACAGCGTGTTG ctaaCACATCAACACAGACAATGGGTCCACgtcctgcagctgctgctgctgcagccacTCCCGCTGTCCGCACCGTCCCGCAGTATAAATATGCTGCAGGAGTTCGCAACCCCCAGCAACATCTTAATGCACAGCCACAAGTTACCATGCAACAG CCTGCTGTTCATGTGCAAGGTCAAGAACCTTTAACCGCTTCCATGTTGGCATCTGCCCCTCCTCAAGAGCAAAAGCAAATGTTGG GTGAGCGGCTGTTTCCTCTTATTCAAGCCATGCACCCTACTCTTGCTGGTAAAATCACTGGCATGCTATtggagattgataactcagaatTGCTTCACATGCTTGAGTCTCCAGAGTCTCTCCGCTCAAAG GTTGATGAAGCTGTAGCCGTATTGCAAGCCCACCAAGCGAAAGAGGCTGCCCAGAAAGCAGTGAGCAGCGCTGCTGGTGTCCCAGCTGTCTAA